In one Poecilia reticulata strain Guanapo linkage group LG8, Guppy_female_1.0+MT, whole genome shotgun sequence genomic region, the following are encoded:
- the septin12 gene encoding neuronal-specific septin-3, producing CGAHPFDLFFAVIEEKGVKMKLTVIDTPGFGDQINNENCWEPIVKYVNEQYEKYLREELNINRKRRIPDSRVHCCIYFLPATGHRLRPIDLEFMKRLGKIVSIVPVIAKADTLTVEERQEFKERIRKDLTSNGIRVYPQREYDEDPEERVLNDRIRESIPFAVVGTDKEHQVNGNKVLGRKTKWGIIEVENVAHCEFANLRDLLIRSHLQDLKDVTHNIHYETYRVRRLKESNMNFSELVLSSWPLENGTDTCETESQL from the exons TGTGGCGCTCATCCATTTGATCTGTTCTTTGCAGTGATTGAAGAAAAAGGGGTGAAAATGAAGCTGACGGTGATCGACACTCCCGGGTTTGGGGACCAGATCAACAATGAGAACTG TTGGGAGCCCATAGTGAAGTACGTCAACGAGCAGTATGAGAAATACCTGAGGGAGGAGCTGAACATCAACAGGAAGAGGCGGATACCTGACAGCAGAGTCCACTGCTGCATCTACTTCCTGCCTGCAACCGGACACAG GCTGCGCCCCATCGACCTGGAGTTCATGAAGAGGTTGGGGAAGATAGTGAGCATTGTGCCTGTCATCGCTAAAGCAGACACACTCACCGTAGAAGAGAGACAGGAATTTAAAGAAAGG atAAGGAAAGACTTGACATCCAATGGAATTCGTGTTTACCCCCAGAGAGAGTACGATGAAGATCCAGAGGAGCGCGTTCTCAACGACAGAATCAGG GAAAGCATTCCCTTTGCTGTTGTGGGAACTGACAAGGAGCACCAGGTGAATGGAAACAAGGTGCTGGGCCGGAAGACGAAGTGGGGAATCATTGAAG TTGAAAATGTGGCTCACTGTGAATTTGCAAACCTGAGAGATCTTCTTATCAG GTCTCACCTGCAGGACCTGAAGGACGTGACCCACAACATCCACTATGAGACGTACCGCGTGCGACGACTCAAGGAGAGCAACATGAACTTCAGTGAGCTGGTTCTGTCCAGCTGGCCCCTGGAGAACGGGACCGACACATGTGAGACGGAGAGTCAGCTCTGA